In Bradyrhizobium guangxiense, the following are encoded in one genomic region:
- a CDS encoding lactonase family protein, whose translation MLRPTRRTTSKAPRAAIATSLFAVLTVISGVHAGMAETFAYVGNADSNDISVFKMTESGEMMPVQTAAFKGVDKPGSSTPLAITPDHRVLIAGIRSQPYQAVSFAIDPGTGQLSHIGNGPLADSMANIAIDRSGKFLFSASYGGNKVALNPLLANGVAGEPKQVIPTGLNAHAFVPSPDSRFAFATNLGSDQVLAFAFDATTGILTPNDPPAYKVPEKSGPRHFVFHPSGKFVYLVHELNGDVAAFAYEARSGAWTEIQRATALPEGFSGKPWAADIHITPDGRFLYASERTTNTLAAYKVDATSGKLTMIGSVPTEKQPRGFHIDPSGRYLAAVGELSDSMTVYAIDQSSGALAKLKSYPTGKKPNWVEFLKLP comes from the coding sequence ATGTTGAGACCGACCCGACGCACCACATCCAAAGCGCCACGCGCCGCGATCGCCACCTCCCTGTTCGCTGTCCTCACCGTCATCTCTGGAGTCCACGCCGGCATGGCCGAGACCTTCGCTTATGTCGGCAACGCCGACAGCAACGACATCAGCGTGTTCAAGATGACCGAGAGCGGCGAGATGATGCCGGTGCAGACGGCCGCCTTCAAGGGCGTCGACAAGCCCGGCTCCTCGACGCCGCTCGCGATCACGCCCGACCATCGCGTGCTGATTGCCGGAATCCGCTCGCAGCCGTACCAGGCGGTGAGCTTTGCGATCGATCCCGGGACAGGCCAGCTCAGCCATATCGGCAACGGACCGCTCGCCGACAGCATGGCCAATATCGCCATCGACCGCAGCGGCAAATTCCTGTTCAGCGCCTCCTATGGCGGCAACAAGGTCGCGCTGAATCCGCTTCTTGCGAATGGCGTCGCCGGCGAGCCAAAGCAGGTGATCCCGACCGGGCTGAACGCGCACGCCTTCGTGCCCTCGCCCGACAGCCGCTTCGCGTTTGCGACCAATCTCGGCTCCGATCAGGTGTTGGCTTTCGCGTTCGACGCCACGACCGGCATCCTGACACCGAATGATCCGCCGGCCTACAAGGTGCCGGAGAAATCGGGGCCGCGGCATTTCGTGTTTCATCCGAGCGGCAAGTTCGTCTATCTCGTTCACGAGCTGAACGGCGACGTCGCCGCATTCGCCTATGAGGCCCGGAGCGGCGCCTGGACCGAGATCCAGCGCGCCACCGCGCTGCCGGAAGGTTTTTCCGGCAAACCTTGGGCCGCCGACATCCACATCACCCCGGACGGCCGCTTCCTCTACGCCTCCGAGCGCACCACGAACACTCTCGCCGCCTACAAGGTCGACGCCACCAGCGGCAAGCTGACCATGATCGGCAGCGTGCCAACCGAGAAGCAGCCGCGCGGCTTCCACATCGACCCCTCCGGCCGCTACCTCGCCGCGGTCGGCGAGCTCTCCGACAGCATGACGGTGTATGCGATCGACCAGAGCAGCGGCGCGCTGGCCAAGCTGAAATCCTACCCCACCGGCAAGAAGCCGAACTGGGTGGAATTCCTGAAGCTGCCGTAA
- a CDS encoding phosphatase PAP2 family protein: MTQPLDSDASKHADRIVWIAVGGTAAVVFIAAMLGPFRIEWISFWKPALVAVLLMSMSWFYATVRKDAALASALIGAAQIIAFAAVAAPLSYVAASAAFPLWDGTFAALDRRLGFDWMSWLDAMNAVPLLHRTLALAYASFAVQATAIVVVLAAAGHAPRLRVFMLSFVLTTLVTIGVSTLMPAQGVWGHLNLSSINSPAIVPVTRDLPLPVFFGLRDGTVRQLVAEGADGIISFPSLHAALGLLFLLALWPVRYVGSIAAVLNVAMIAATPVDGSHYFCDVIAGLAIALLSWLAVQRALARLTGERRQLALAGENAAAFVHVPK; this comes from the coding sequence ATGACCCAGCCCCTCGACTCCGACGCCTCGAAGCACGCCGATCGCATCGTCTGGATTGCAGTCGGGGGCACGGCCGCTGTCGTGTTCATCGCGGCGATGCTGGGGCCCTTCCGGATCGAATGGATTTCATTCTGGAAACCTGCTCTCGTCGCCGTCTTGCTCATGTCGATGAGCTGGTTCTACGCGACCGTCAGGAAGGACGCGGCTCTCGCCAGCGCGTTGATCGGCGCAGCCCAGATCATCGCATTTGCGGCGGTGGCGGCTCCTCTGTCCTATGTCGCGGCGAGCGCGGCATTCCCGCTCTGGGACGGGACGTTCGCCGCGCTGGACCGGCGTCTCGGTTTCGACTGGATGTCCTGGCTCGATGCAATGAACGCCGTGCCGCTTCTACATCGGACACTGGCGCTAGCCTATGCGAGTTTTGCCGTGCAAGCGACGGCCATCGTCGTCGTATTGGCTGCGGCAGGGCACGCGCCACGATTGCGCGTCTTCATGCTGAGCTTCGTGCTGACGACCCTTGTGACGATCGGCGTGTCGACCCTGATGCCGGCGCAGGGCGTCTGGGGGCACCTGAATCTATCTTCGATCAATTCTCCGGCTATCGTACCGGTAACGCGGGATCTGCCTCTTCCCGTATTCTTTGGATTGCGCGACGGAACCGTCCGTCAGCTCGTCGCGGAGGGCGCCGACGGAATTATCAGCTTCCCGAGCCTGCATGCCGCACTCGGATTGCTCTTCCTGTTGGCGCTGTGGCCGGTCAGATATGTCGGAAGCATCGCTGCCGTGCTCAATGTTGCGATGATCGCGGCGACGCCGGTGGATGGAAGCCACTATTTTTGTGACGTCATCGCCGGCTTGGCGATCGCGCTCTTGAGCTGGCTCGCCGTGCAACGCGCTCTCGCCCGCCTGACGGGGGAACGAAGGCAGCTCGCCTTGGCTGGCGAAAATGCCGCAGCATTCGTCCACGTTCCGAAATAA
- a CDS encoding bifunctional diguanylate cyclase/phosphodiesterase gives MGTSNRWTARMRALLRRWRGAPLTWLIVGGFVLMAATAVGTALTVDRFRQNAIESGRDSLENSVRLLARHFDREFEDFAVLQKSIIAELESRGTESADVFRSEMGTLAMHEVLRAKASGWSDIAGANLFDSRGVLINSSRRWPVADISIADRLYFKRLRDDPTAQEEVEVVPGRLGNGPAIVFARRVSGPHGEFLGLVSRAITPEQLESFFASTGLGEDSSVAMYHQSGQLLARVPRVDTMIGQNFRKGTPEQMEVFQRTTGSTRLVSPIDGKDRIVASRLLTGEPLVVIATRSLDATLATWRTQTKFFVTIAVLSISLLVLTLFLIFRQVTHRLSLEKQRLDTAMNTMTQGLLMFDQDERLIVCNRRYIEMYGLSTDVVKPGASFRDVIQHRHDTGSFHGDVESYCDDILRNIDRTQSTIVETADGRLIEIKNQPADAGGWLATHDDVTDRIRADERIAHMAHYDALTDLPNRVLMRGHLERRIAELGEGKPFAILYIDVDEFKGVNDSLGHEVGDELLRQVANRLRACVSGNDMVARLGGDEFAIIKAGTNDQAELTALAEDILKALRAPVDCKGQDIPTDASIGIAIAPDHGDNLDDLLKRADLAMYAAKSEGRRTYRVFAPEYDAKAKARRQLELDLRQALLRGEFEVHYQPLVDLAANVVTGCEALLRWRHPERGMISPADFIPVAEDTGLIGEIGEWVLKQACLEAASWSGQIHIAVNVSPVQFRSRTLALKVAAALAESGLAPGRLELEITETVLIRDDEEALTILQQLRELGVRIALDDFGTGYSSLSYLHRFPFDKIKIDRSFINDIGRSEDSSPIVQAVVHMAAARHMATTAEGVETEAQREVLRQLGCSQMQGWLFSPAVPAAKLKQLLAAQAVAA, from the coding sequence ATGGGCACATCGAACCGATGGACCGCGCGTATGCGCGCGCTGCTCCGTCGCTGGCGGGGAGCGCCGCTGACATGGCTGATCGTCGGAGGGTTCGTGCTGATGGCCGCAACGGCCGTCGGCACCGCGCTCACCGTCGACCGCTTCCGGCAGAATGCGATCGAGAGCGGCCGCGACAGCCTTGAAAACTCCGTGCGCCTGCTGGCCCGGCATTTCGACCGCGAGTTCGAGGACTTCGCGGTGCTGCAGAAGAGCATCATCGCCGAGCTGGAGAGCCGCGGCACCGAATCCGCCGATGTGTTCCGCAGCGAGATGGGCACGCTGGCTATGCACGAGGTGCTGCGCGCGAAAGCCAGCGGCTGGTCCGACATTGCCGGCGCCAATCTGTTCGATTCCAGGGGCGTGCTGATCAACTCGTCGCGGCGCTGGCCGGTCGCCGACATCTCGATCGCCGACCGCCTCTATTTCAAGCGTCTCAGGGACGATCCAACCGCGCAGGAGGAGGTGGAGGTCGTGCCCGGCCGGCTCGGCAACGGACCGGCAATCGTGTTCGCGCGGCGCGTCTCCGGCCCGCACGGCGAATTCCTGGGGCTGGTCTCGCGCGCGATCACGCCCGAGCAGCTCGAATCGTTCTTCGCCTCGACCGGCCTCGGCGAGGATTCCTCGGTCGCGATGTACCACCAGAGCGGCCAGTTGCTCGCGCGCGTCCCGCGCGTCGACACGATGATCGGGCAGAATTTCCGCAAGGGCACCCCGGAGCAGATGGAGGTTTTCCAACGCACCACCGGCTCCACGCGGCTCGTGAGCCCGATCGACGGCAAGGACCGCATCGTCGCCTCGCGCCTGCTCACCGGCGAACCGCTGGTCGTGATCGCGACCAGATCGCTCGATGCGACGCTCGCGACCTGGCGCACGCAGACGAAATTCTTCGTCACCATCGCCGTGCTTTCCATCAGCCTTCTGGTGCTCACGCTGTTCCTGATCTTCCGCCAGGTGACGCACCGGCTCTCGCTCGAGAAGCAGCGGCTCGACACCGCGATGAACACGATGACGCAGGGGCTCCTGATGTTCGATCAGGACGAGCGGCTGATCGTCTGCAACCGCCGCTACATCGAGATGTACGGCTTGTCCACTGATGTGGTGAAGCCCGGCGCCAGTTTCCGCGACGTGATCCAGCATCGTCACGACACCGGCTCGTTCCACGGCGACGTCGAATCCTATTGCGACGACATCCTGCGCAACATCGACCGCACCCAGAGCACCATCGTCGAGACCGCGGACGGCCGCCTGATCGAGATCAAGAACCAGCCTGCCGACGCCGGCGGCTGGCTCGCGACCCACGACGACGTCACCGACCGCATTCGCGCCGACGAGCGCATCGCGCATATGGCGCATTACGACGCGCTAACCGACCTGCCCAACCGCGTGCTGATGCGCGGACATCTGGAGCGGCGCATCGCCGAGCTCGGCGAGGGAAAGCCGTTCGCCATCCTCTATATCGACGTCGACGAGTTCAAGGGCGTCAACGATTCGCTCGGACACGAGGTCGGCGACGAGCTGCTGCGCCAGGTCGCGAACCGCCTGCGCGCCTGCGTCAGCGGCAACGACATGGTCGCGCGGCTGGGCGGCGACGAATTCGCGATCATCAAGGCCGGCACCAACGATCAGGCCGAGCTGACGGCGCTGGCGGAGGACATCCTCAAGGCGCTGCGCGCGCCGGTGGATTGCAAGGGCCAGGACATCCCGACCGATGCCAGCATCGGCATCGCGATCGCGCCCGACCACGGCGACAATCTCGACGACCTGCTCAAGCGCGCCGATCTGGCCATGTACGCCGCGAAGTCGGAAGGGCGCCGCACCTATCGCGTCTTCGCGCCCGAATACGACGCCAAGGCGAAGGCGCGCCGCCAGCTCGAGCTCGATCTGCGTCAGGCGCTGCTCCGCGGCGAATTCGAGGTGCATTACCAGCCGCTGGTCGATCTCGCGGCCAATGTCGTCACCGGCTGCGAGGCGCTGTTGCGCTGGCGCCATCCGGAGCGCGGCATGATCTCGCCTGCGGACTTCATCCCCGTGGCGGAAGACACCGGGCTGATCGGCGAGATCGGCGAATGGGTGCTGAAGCAGGCCTGCCTCGAAGCCGCCTCCTGGTCCGGCCAGATCCACATCGCGGTCAACGTCTCGCCGGTGCAGTTCCGCTCGCGCACTCTGGCGCTCAAGGTCGCCGCGGCCCTCGCCGAATCGGGGCTGGCGCCCGGACGGCTCGAGCTCGAGATCACCGAGACCGTCCTGATCCGCGACGACGAGGAAGCTCTGACGATCCTGCAGCAGCTGCGCGAGCTCGGCGTACGCATCGCGCTCGACGATTTCGGCACCGGCTATTCGTCGCTGAGCTATCTGCACCGCTTCCCGTTCGACAAGATCAAGATCGACCGCAGCTTCATCAACGACATCGGCCGGTCAGAGGATTCCTCGCCGATCGTGCAGGCCGTGGTGCACATGGCCGCCGCCCGCCACATGGCGACCACCGCCGAAGGCGTCGAGACCGAAGCCCAGCGCGAGGTGCTGCGCCAGCTCGGCTGCAGCCAGATGCAGGGCTGGCTGTTCAGCCCGGCGGTACCGGCGGCGAAACTGAAGCAATTGCTGGCGGCGCAGGCGGTTGCGGCTTAG
- a CDS encoding LysM peptidoglycan-binding domain-containing protein — protein sequence MMTASKAFIVFCLLALAGTVLVIGPTELRRLLPDGTKTIVAAKPDAKVEAKVEAKAETKADLKPEPKPEEPKSAQLKPKQPKLAAVSPSAPAAVPAPAPEPKPGAVAETEKQAAALPELALVKPPAAADTGPRIDVARVDERGESAVIAGQAAPGARVELLRDGKPLDAVVADAAGQFVMTPPQLPAGSYELTLRAKAPDGTVTQSSRTMPVTIAEAAPPPARPAQIARQETKQDTTQAEKPDEKSDVVAALPSASARLASAPDRPAARPRLAGAPKPRVLARVPAATTVASASPTDALHAAPEAGGSRVITRGDSLWALSRLAYGDGARYAVIFNANRDKIHNPNLIYPGQTFVMPQKAE from the coding sequence ATGATGACCGCATCCAAGGCCTTCATTGTTTTCTGCCTGCTCGCGCTGGCCGGCACGGTGCTGGTGATCGGCCCGACCGAGCTGCGCCGCCTGCTGCCGGATGGGACCAAGACCATCGTCGCCGCCAAGCCGGACGCCAAGGTCGAGGCCAAGGTTGAGGCCAAGGCTGAGACCAAGGCCGATCTCAAGCCGGAGCCGAAACCGGAAGAGCCAAAATCAGCGCAGCTCAAGCCGAAACAGCCGAAGCTTGCCGCCGTTTCGCCGTCAGCACCTGCGGCAGTCCCGGCGCCGGCGCCCGAGCCGAAGCCTGGCGCGGTGGCCGAGACGGAGAAGCAGGCCGCGGCGCTGCCCGAGCTCGCACTGGTCAAGCCGCCGGCGGCGGCCGACACCGGGCCTCGTATCGATGTCGCCCGCGTCGACGAGCGCGGCGAGTCGGCCGTGATCGCGGGCCAGGCCGCGCCGGGTGCCAGGGTCGAGCTGCTGCGCGACGGCAAGCCGCTCGATGCGGTGGTCGCCGACGCCGCGGGCCAGTTCGTGATGACTCCGCCGCAGCTTCCGGCCGGCTCCTATGAATTGACGCTCCGCGCCAAGGCGCCGGACGGCACGGTCACGCAGTCCAGCCGCACCATGCCGGTGACCATCGCCGAGGCGGCGCCGCCGCCCGCGCGCCCGGCACAGATTGCGAGACAAGAGACCAAGCAGGACACGACGCAGGCCGAGAAGCCGGATGAGAAATCGGATGTCGTCGCTGCCCTGCCGTCGGCCTCGGCGCGTCTTGCGTCGGCGCCCGACCGGCCCGCGGCGCGGCCAAGATTGGCCGGCGCGCCGAAGCCCAGGGTGTTGGCGCGGGTCCCGGCGGCGACGACGGTTGCATCGGCCTCGCCGACCGACGCCCTCCACGCCGCGCCGGAGGCAGGCGGCAGCCGGGTCATCACCCGCGGCGACAGCCTGTGGGCGCTCAGCCGGCTCGCCTATGGCGACGGCGCCCGCTACGCAGTGATCTTCAACGCCAATCGCGACAAGATCCACAACCCCAACCTGATCTATCCCGGCCAGACTTTTGTGATGCCGCAAAAAGCGGAGTGA
- a CDS encoding Spy/CpxP family protein refolding chaperone — protein MSGRMGLALTGATLLIAAVLLPERAEAQFRLRGGPLGVARFAVGHVIGLSRLRHSRMAVRGGRYRSAALRSQDPRQDSRGAERGQLANPYVLRAALTAQAALSGWRGGRSPQGWWRHPDGSYGWVGPVFWPFAHDDLTNAVVFGDATSLSLYGYGDIYAAIFAPYAVTELAAYTTPQGRRGRRVPTAESLCEASDTGGLPVDRIAAAITPNELQRTALDELASAWANARDTIRAACPAQAPGTAAERLGLMRARLEAMIKAIDAAAPPLAKFTGSLDDDQKARLNAIANERRAALASMQRKDTSKDAQASSACDADSDPRYDEKLQRQYEQLVQQQWPAGDIATTLRLDETARARFEVLQDTTLRTMQTLSACPAEAAATPQARLTAAKARLETMLAAVNGVADALDDFEADLSDEQKAGFEAIGPKRGA, from the coding sequence ATGTCGGGACGCATGGGCCTGGCGCTGACCGGCGCGACTCTCTTGATTGCGGCCGTGCTGCTGCCTGAGAGGGCTGAGGCACAGTTCCGATTGCGCGGCGGTCCGCTCGGCGTTGCACGTTTCGCCGTCGGCCACGTGATCGGCCTGTCGCGGCTACGCCATTCCCGCATGGCAGTGCGCGGTGGCCGATATCGCTCCGCTGCCTTGAGGTCGCAAGACCCCCGTCAAGATTCGCGCGGCGCCGAGCGCGGCCAGCTTGCCAACCCCTACGTCCTGCGCGCGGCGCTCACGGCGCAAGCCGCGCTTTCCGGCTGGCGCGGCGGTCGCAGCCCGCAAGGCTGGTGGCGCCATCCCGACGGCAGCTATGGCTGGGTCGGCCCGGTGTTCTGGCCGTTTGCGCATGACGACCTCACCAATGCCGTGGTGTTCGGCGATGCGACCAGCCTCTCGCTCTACGGCTATGGCGATATCTATGCCGCGATCTTCGCGCCCTATGCGGTGACCGAGCTCGCGGCTTACACCACGCCGCAAGGCCGGCGCGGACGACGCGTTCCCACTGCGGAGAGCCTCTGCGAGGCCAGCGATACCGGCGGCCTGCCGGTCGACCGCATCGCCGCGGCCATCACGCCCAACGAATTGCAGCGCACCGCGCTCGACGAGCTCGCATCCGCCTGGGCCAATGCGCGCGACACCATTCGTGCGGCCTGCCCGGCGCAGGCGCCTGGCACGGCCGCCGAGCGCCTTGGCCTGATGCGCGCACGCCTCGAAGCCATGATCAAGGCCATCGACGCGGCCGCGCCGCCGCTGGCGAAGTTCACCGGGTCGCTCGACGACGACCAGAAGGCCCGGCTCAACGCCATCGCCAATGAGCGCCGCGCCGCGTTGGCCTCGATGCAGCGCAAGGATACGAGCAAGGATGCGCAGGCTTCGAGCGCCTGCGATGCCGACAGCGATCCCCGCTATGACGAAAAGCTGCAGCGTCAATACGAGCAGCTGGTGCAGCAGCAATGGCCCGCGGGCGACATCGCCACCACGCTTCGCCTCGACGAGACCGCCCGCGCGCGCTTCGAGGTGCTTCAGGACACCACGCTGCGCACGATGCAGACGCTGAGCGCCTGCCCGGCGGAGGCCGCCGCGACACCGCAGGCCCGACTTACCGCCGCAAAGGCGCGGTTGGAGACGATGCTTGCCGCCGTGAACGGCGTTGCCGATGCGCTCGACGATTTCGAGGCTGACCTGAGCGACGAGCAGAAGGCCGGCTTCGAGGCGATCGGGCCGAAGCGCGGAGCGTGA
- a CDS encoding uroporphyrinogen decarboxylase family protein, with amino-acid sequence MPMPAHILPTTVVGSYPQPEWLVNRAMLSKVVPRPRLHDMWRLPPEHLEEAQDDATIVAIRDMERAGIDIVTDGEIRRESYSNRFATALDGIDADNPAMIVARTGNTQTPVPRVVGPVRRRGPVELHDMQFLRENTERAAKITLPGPFTMSQQAKNEFYKDEEELAMALAEAVNAEALDLQKAGADVIQLDEPWVRNNPELAKRYAVKAINRALQGITVPTVVHLCFGYAAVVPGSNKPAGYSFLAELDDTIADQISIEAAQPKLDLGVLKDLSSKKIMLGVLDLADPAIESVDTVADRIRNGLKHVSPDRLIAAPDCGMKYMPRATAFGKLKAMCDAAAKVRREIG; translated from the coding sequence ATGCCCATGCCAGCGCACATTCTGCCGACCACGGTGGTTGGCAGCTATCCGCAGCCGGAATGGCTGGTGAATCGCGCCATGCTGTCGAAGGTGGTGCCGCGCCCCCGCCTGCACGACATGTGGCGGTTGCCACCGGAACATCTGGAAGAAGCCCAGGACGATGCAACCATCGTCGCGATCCGCGACATGGAGCGCGCCGGCATCGATATCGTGACCGACGGCGAGATCCGCCGCGAGAGCTATTCCAACCGCTTCGCCACCGCGCTCGACGGCATCGACGCCGACAATCCCGCGATGATCGTGGCGCGCACCGGCAACACCCAGACGCCCGTGCCGCGCGTCGTCGGCCCCGTCAGGCGCAGAGGCCCGGTCGAGCTGCACGACATGCAGTTCCTGCGAGAGAACACCGAGCGTGCGGCGAAGATCACCCTTCCCGGTCCCTTCACGATGAGCCAGCAGGCCAAGAACGAGTTCTACAAGGACGAGGAAGAGCTCGCGATGGCGCTTGCCGAGGCCGTCAATGCCGAGGCGCTCGATCTGCAAAAGGCCGGCGCCGATGTGATCCAGCTCGACGAGCCCTGGGTGCGCAACAACCCCGAGCTTGCCAAGCGCTATGCGGTCAAGGCGATCAACCGCGCGCTGCAGGGCATCACGGTGCCGACCGTGGTGCATCTCTGCTTTGGCTATGCCGCCGTCGTGCCCGGTTCGAACAAGCCGGCCGGCTATTCCTTCCTGGCCGAACTCGACGACACCATTGCCGACCAGATCTCGATCGAGGCGGCGCAGCCGAAGCTCGACCTCGGCGTGCTCAAGGACCTTTCGTCGAAGAAGATCATGCTCGGCGTGCTCGACCTCGCGGACCCCGCGATCGAGAGTGTCGATACCGTCGCCGACCGCATTCGCAACGGTCTCAAGCACGTGTCGCCCGATCGACTGATTGCGGCGCCCGATTGCGGCATGAAATACATGCCGCGCGCGACTGCGTTCGGAAAGCTGAAGGCCATGTGCGACGCCGCGGCGAAGGTCAGGCGGGAGATCGGTTAG
- a CDS encoding fumarylacetoacetate hydrolase family protein yields the protein MKVASFTISGTASYGIVTDHGVIDAGKRLKTYPTLKALLAKGSLDALRKLAAEKPDYALADVTLLPTVPDPDKIFCIGVNYATHLAESGHPTPAHPMIFPRFANSQVGHGQPMIRPLESERFDYEGEMAVIIGKAGRRISREAALSHVAGYACYNDGSIRDWQRHTSQFAPGKNFVGTGGFGPWMVTTDELTDVTKQTLITRLNGVEVQKAPISDLVFDVPALIAYCSTFTELVPGDVIVTGTTGGVGAYRTPPLWMKDGDVVEIEISGIGTLRNRVKDEGSVAATRAA from the coding sequence ATGAAAGTCGCAAGCTTCACGATATCTGGCACGGCGAGCTATGGCATCGTCACCGACCATGGCGTCATCGATGCCGGCAAGCGCCTGAAGACATATCCCACGCTGAAGGCGTTGCTTGCGAAGGGATCGCTCGACGCATTGAGGAAACTCGCCGCCGAGAAGCCCGACTACGCGCTTGCGGACGTCACGCTGCTGCCGACGGTACCCGATCCCGACAAGATCTTCTGCATCGGCGTCAACTACGCCACGCATCTGGCCGAGAGCGGCCACCCGACGCCCGCCCATCCCATGATCTTCCCCCGCTTCGCCAACAGCCAGGTCGGCCATGGCCAGCCGATGATCCGGCCGCTGGAATCCGAGCGTTTCGACTATGAGGGTGAAATGGCCGTCATCATCGGCAAGGCCGGCCGCCGCATCTCGCGCGAGGCTGCGCTCAGCCACGTCGCAGGCTATGCCTGCTATAATGACGGCAGCATCCGCGACTGGCAACGCCACACCTCGCAATTCGCGCCGGGCAAGAATTTCGTCGGCACCGGCGGCTTCGGGCCGTGGATGGTCACGACCGACGAGTTGACCGACGTCACCAAGCAGACGTTGATCACCCGGCTCAACGGCGTCGAGGTGCAGAAGGCTCCGATCTCCGACCTCGTCTTCGACGTACCGGCGCTGATCGCCTATTGCTCGACCTTCACCGAGCTCGTGCCCGGCGACGTGATCGTCACCGGCACGACCGGCGGCGTCGGCGCCTACCGCACGCCGCCGCTCTGGATGAAGGACGGTGATGTCGTGGAGATCGAGATCTCCGGCATCGGCACCCTGCGCAATCGCGTCAAGGACGAGGGATCGGTCGCGGCAACGCGCGCGGCCTGA
- a CDS encoding polysaccharide deacetylase family protein: MYDLTLTFDNGPEPDVTPRVLDILSKRGIKTTFFVIGEKLADPRRRDIAERAHQEGHWIGNHTFTHSIPLGEQSGRDAAEREIGRTQAAIGHLAHPERWFRPFGGGGNLDKRLLKPSVVDYLTRKKHSCVLWNSIPRDWDDPDGWTARALDQCSRQPWTLMVLHDLPTGAMAHLERFLDRAAAAGARFRQDFPPSCVPIRGGAIALPIDDYVSSIEESV; this comes from the coding sequence GTGTACGACTTAACCCTGACATTCGACAATGGCCCCGAACCCGACGTGACGCCGCGCGTGCTCGACATTCTTTCGAAGCGCGGCATCAAGACCACCTTCTTCGTCATCGGCGAGAAGCTCGCCGATCCCAGAAGGCGCGACATCGCCGAGCGGGCGCACCAGGAAGGGCACTGGATCGGCAATCACACCTTTACCCACAGCATTCCGCTCGGCGAGCAATCAGGGCGCGACGCCGCGGAGCGCGAGATCGGCCGCACCCAGGCCGCGATTGGCCATCTCGCGCATCCGGAGCGCTGGTTCCGGCCGTTCGGCGGCGGCGGCAATCTGGACAAGCGGCTGCTCAAGCCGTCCGTGGTCGACTATCTCACCCGCAAGAAGCACAGCTGCGTGCTCTGGAATTCCATTCCGCGCGACTGGGACGATCCCGACGGCTGGACCGCGCGCGCGCTCGACCAGTGCAGCCGGCAGCCCTGGACGCTGATGGTGCTGCACGATCTGCCGACCGGCGCGATGGCGCATCTGGAGCGCTTTCTCGACCGTGCCGCCGCCGCCGGCGCCCGATTCCGCCAGGACTTCCCGCCGTCCTGCGTTCCGATCCGGGGCGGCGCGATCGCGCTCCCCATCGACGACTATGTTTCCTCCATCGAAGAGAGTGTTTGA
- a CDS encoding ABC transporter permease, translating into MSTRISAKTLRYLIVIGLIALWELLPRTGLIAELFLPSLSSTLIAGWTDAGEYGHALAVTLYEVVVSMAFACGGGILLGAVVGSLPRPRVLIMPMVSSLYAVPLVILYPVFTVWLGIGSESKIAFASIYGFLPTMLATAAGIQTIDPQLLLAARSMGATLSQRLVRVIIPAAIPTVLSGLRVGGALVIVGVVVSEMLISSAGIGYLISRYRTILDSAHVFAGVLLVLFLAIGFNAVIRWIERKAAIWQTGTRAGQANDDIASSAMQPAT; encoded by the coding sequence ATGAGCACCAGGATCAGTGCGAAGACACTGCGATATCTGATCGTGATCGGCCTGATCGCGCTGTGGGAGCTGCTGCCGCGCACCGGGCTCATTGCCGAGCTGTTTCTGCCCTCGCTATCGTCCACGCTGATCGCCGGATGGACCGACGCGGGCGAATACGGTCACGCGCTTGCGGTCACGCTTTATGAGGTCGTGGTGTCCATGGCCTTCGCCTGCGGCGGCGGAATCCTGCTCGGCGCCGTCGTCGGCAGCCTGCCGCGCCCGCGCGTCCTGATCATGCCGATGGTGTCGAGCCTCTATGCGGTGCCGCTGGTGATCCTCTATCCGGTTTTCACCGTGTGGCTCGGCATCGGCTCGGAGTCCAAGATCGCGTTCGCCTCGATCTACGGCTTTCTGCCGACGATGCTGGCGACGGCGGCCGGCATCCAGACCATCGACCCGCAGCTCCTGCTCGCGGCCCGCAGCATGGGCGCGACGCTGAGCCAGCGGCTGGTCCGCGTCATCATTCCAGCTGCGATTCCGACGGTGCTGTCGGGCCTGCGTGTTGGCGGCGCGCTGGTGATCGTCGGCGTGGTCGTTTCGGAGATGCTGATCTCCTCGGCCGGCATCGGCTATCTGATCTCGCGCTACCGCACCATACTCGACAGCGCGCACGTGTTTGCCGGCGTGCTGCTGGTGTTGTTCCTCGCGATCGGCTTCAACGCCGTGATCCGCTGGATCGAGCGCAAGGCAGCGATCTGGCAGACCGGCACCCGCGCCGGCCAGGCCAACGACGACATTGCTTCCAGCGCGATGCAGCCGGCGACGTGA